From the Fusobacterium sp. JB019 genome, the window GCTGACATCAAACTATATAACGAATTAGATAAAGAAGAATTATCAATAGGGCAAGAATTATTTTTAAAAGATCCTGATACAGATGTGTTAAATAATATTAATTCATTATTTAAAATGCCAGTTAGATATACAGGAATATCAAGTCCTTTTGGAAATAGATTTCATCCTGTTTTAAAAAGATATATTTTACATGCTGGAGTAGATTTAAGAGCAAGATATGTTCCTGTAAGAGCAGCAAGAAGTGGAACAGTTATCTATGCTGGTTATTCTAGAGGTTATGGAAAATTAATAAAAATAAGACATGCAGACGGATATGAAACAAGATATGCTCATTTAAATAAGATTTACGTTAAAAGAGGAACTAGGGTGAGAATTGGGCAGAATATTGCTCAAAGTGGTATGACAGGAAGAGTTACAGGGCCACATCTACATTTTGAAATTAGAAAAAATGGAAAACCTTTAAATCCTATGAGATATTTAGAAAGATAAAATATTATTATAAAATTTTAGAGGGAAGAGATTCCCTCTAAATTTATATATTTTTATAAATTATTAATTATATTGGAGGAAATTGTGGAAATCAGAGCTTTCTTAGAAAAAAAAGATGTAAAAATTAGTGTGGAAAGATACCTTATAAAAGCTATGAGTAATATGGCTATGGGACTTTTTGCATCACTTCTTGTAGGGACGATACTAAAAACTGTAGGACTTAAATTTGGAATAGAATATTTAGTTAAAGATGTTGCACCAATGGCTATGCAGATGACAGGAGCTGCAATTGGTGTTGCAGTAGCTTATGGACTTAACGCTCCACCTCTTGTTTTATTTGCTTCAACTATAACAGGAGCTAGTGGAAATGCTCTAGGTGGTCCAGCTTGTGCTTTTATTGCAACAATTGTTGGAGTAGAAATTGGTAAATTAATCTCTAAGGAAACAAAAATAGATGTAATATTAACTCCTGCTTTTACAATAATTTCAGGAATGCTAATTGGAACTGCAATAGGACCAATAATTTCAAAAGTTATGTGGACATTTGGAGAGGTTATTATGCGAGCTACTGAATTACAACCATTTTATATGGGTATTTTTGTTTCAGTTTTAGTTGGAATAGCTTTGACTTTACCAATCAGTAGTGCAGCAATTTGTATGATGCTTAGTTTAGGAGGGATAGCTGCAGGAGCAGCAACTGTTGGATGTTGTTCTCAAATGATAGGATTTGCAGTAATAAGTTTTAGAGAAAATGGTTGGGGAGGATTTTTTGCTCAAGGGCTAGGAACTTCCATGCTTCAAATGAGTAATATTATAAAAAACTGGAAGATATGGATTCCATCAATTTTAACTTCAGCTATACTTGGACCAGTAGCTACAATTGTTTTTAAAATGGAAAACAGTCCTTTGGGAGCTGGGATGGGGACAAGTGGTCTAGTAGGTCAGGTTACAACAGTTTCAGTTATGGATAAGGGACCGTCAATATATGTAATAATTTTATTTTTACATTTTATATTGCCAGGTGTAATATCATTAATTATAGCTGAATTTATGAGAAAGAAAAATTGGATAAAAGAGGGAGATTTAAGATTACATCTATAAATTTAAGGAGATAAAAATGAAAAAGACAAAGGAAATTAAGATAGGAAATATTTTAGTTGGGGGAGACAATCCTGTTATTATACAGTCAATGACAAATATCAAAACAAGTGATGCTGAAGGGACTATAAAACAAATTTTAGAATTAGAACAAGAAGGTTGCGAATTAGTGAGGGTTACAGTGAATAATGAAGAGGCAGCAAGAGCAATAAAAGAAATAAAAAAAAGAATAAATATTCCTTTAGTTGCAGATATTCATTTTGATTATAGATTAGCTATTATGGCAATAGAAAATGGTATAGATAAATTAAGAATCAATCCTGGAAATATAGGTAGCGATGAAAAAATTAAATTAGTTGTAGAAAAGGCTAAAGAAAATAATATTCCTATTAGAATAGGAGTTAATAGTGGTTCTGTTGAAAAGAAAATTTTAGAAAAATACGGGGAAGTAACAGCAGATGGTATGGTTGAAAGTGCAATGTATCATGTAGGACTTTTAGAAAAATTTGGTTTTAAGGATATAATTATTTCAATAAAAGCAAGTAATGTAAAAATGATGGTAGATGCATATAGAAAAATTAGTGATTTAGTTGACTATCCATTACATTTAGGAGTTACAGAAGCAGGAACAGCTTTCCAAGGAACAATAAAATCTGCAATAGGAATTGGAAGCCTATTAGTTGCTGGAATAGGAGATACTATTAGAGTTTCTTTAACAGAAAATCCAGTGGAAGAAATAAAGGTTGCTAAAGAAATATTAAAAGTTTTAGGTTTAAGAAAGGGTGTTGAAATAGTTTCATGCCCAACTTGTGGAAGAACAGAAATAGATTTAATATCTTTAGCAAAAAAAGTAGAAAAAGAATTTAAAGATTTAAATGAAAATATAAAAATAGCAGTTATGGGTTGTGTAGTTAATGGACCTGGTGAAGCAAAAGAAGCTGATTTTGGAGTGGCTGGTGGAAAAGGTGAAGGAATTATTTTTAAAAAAGGAGTCATTATCAAAAAGGTTAAAGAAGAAGACATTATAACAGAATTGAAAAGAATAATTGAAAAAAAATAATAAAAAATTAACTTTTTTGCAATATTCTATGTCAAATAAGTATGAAAAAATAAAATCAGGGGAGAAAAGAAATGGATTTTGATCAAATATATGATGAGTATTTCGATCGTGTTTATTACAAAATCCTCAGTTCAGTTAAAAATCCAGAAGATGCGGAAGATTTAGCCCAAGAAGTCTTTATAAGCGTATACAAAAATTTACATAAGTTCCGGGCAGATAGTAAAGTTTATACCTGGATATATAGAATTGCAATAAATAAAACTTATGATTTCTTTAGGAAAAAGAAAATAAATTTGGAGTTGAATGAGGAGATACTAAACATTGAAGAATCTGTAGATCTTAATGGATCTATGATTGTGGAAGAAAATCTAAAAAAATTAGATAAAAGAGAACAAGAAGTTGTTATTCTTAAAGATGTTTATGGATACAAGCTTAGGGAAATAGCACAATTAAAAGGTAGAAATATATCAACAATAAAATCAATATATTATAAAGCGTTAAAAAATTTAGAGGAGGATTAAAATGTCGCCAAAGGAAAGAGTTAGGGTTAATATATATAAACAATTACTAAAAGAAGAAAAACAAAAAAATAAAAGAAAATCTTATTTGTCAATTTCGGTTTTTGTAATAGGTATTTTTGCAGGTTCTATATATAATTTTGTTCCAAGTAACAAAATGCCAGGACTTGAGATCAAAACAACTTCTAATAGCGATGGCCATATTTTTCAACAAAATAATTCAATAGATGAATATTTTAATGGAAAATCAATATCAATGGAAAAAGAAGAGATAAAGGCTGACGAATACTTCTTAATGAACATGCAGGCATAATGGAGGCAGAAAGATATGAAAAAAGTTTATTTAATAATATGTAGTTTAATGATAGGAGCCCTATCTTACGGGTCAGATGCTCCTGTAAAAAATGGAAAAGCTCTAGGATTAATTACAGTGGAAGATTTTGCTAAAGTGGGAGTTCCTAAGGAAAAAGTAGTTAAGGCAAATGAAATTATAAAAAAATCGAAAAATAGATATGAATATTTATTGCTAGATAAAAAAAGTAAAGAATTAGAGATAAATAAATGCATATTAGAAGGTGTAGAAAATAATTGGGATAAAATTGATAAATTAATTGATGAAATTGGGGTCATAGAGGCTAAAATATTAAAGGATAGAATAAGAGCTCAGTATGAAGCCCAAGAATGTATAAGTCAAGAACAATATTTAAAAGCAAGAAACATAGCTATAGAAAGAGTAAGACAAGCAAAAATCACAGAAAATAACAAAACTCAAGCCAAATAACATGTAACACGTAATATATAACACACAAAAAAAGAAAGTTGATTTCAACTTTCTTTTTTTATTTATTTCACTTTATATTATTTTCTGGCCATTTCTTCTAATCTAGCAATTCTATCTGAAGTAGCAGGGTGAGTAGAAAATAAGTTAGCCATTTTTTCTCTAGAAGAAAGAGGACTTATAATAAACATATTTTCTGTTGCAGGATTAGCTTTCATTGGGTTTGACTGAACACCAATTTCTAATTTTCTAAGAGCTCTAGCAAGAAATAAAGGATTTCCACTGATTTTAGCACCATATTGATCTGCTTTGTATTCTCTAGTACGAGAGATAGCCATTTGGACTACCATAGCAGCAATAGGAGCAAAGATAGCAACACCAATTAAAGCAATTGGATTTCCACCATCATCATCATCTCTTCCTCCAAAGATTGCAGCCCATTTTGCCATATTAGCAAGAAAGGCAATTGCTCCAGCAAAGGTAGCAGCAACAGTTCCAATTAGTATATCTCTATTGTTAACATGTCCAAGTTCATGACCTATAACTCCTGAAAGTTCATCATCATCAAGGATATTAAGAATACCAGTAGTAACAGCTACAGCTGCATGTTTAGGATTTCTTCCTGTAGCAAAAGCATTTGGTTGAGAAGAATTAATTCTATAAACTTTTGGCATAGGAAGATTTGCTTTTTTAGTAAGTCCTTGTACCAATTTATAAACATCTGAATTTTCAGAAACAGGTGTAGCTCTATACATTTTTAAAACAATTTTATCACTGTACCAATAGGAAATAAAGTTTCCAACTCCAGCGAATAGTAAGGCTATAATAGTTCCTTGTCTACCTCCTAGGGCATTACCAATAGCCATTAAAATAAAAGTCATGACAGCCATTAATAAAAAAGTTTTGATATTTTTCATATTTCCTCCTTGTATTATATAAATAACTTTTTTTAATTTGAATAACCTTTGAAATTTCTGTATAATAGTCTAGTGATATTATAACATAGTATCCAAAAAATAGAAGGTAATATTTGACGAAAAGGTGGAAAAATGGATAATAAAAATTATATAAAAGCAGTTATAGATATAGGGACAAATTCATGTAGATTATTTTTAGCTAAGGTAGAAGAAAAAAATAAAAAGATATCTATTTTAGAAAAATTATATAAAGAAACTAGGATTACAAAATTAGGAAATTTTATAGAAGAAGATTCTTCGATAAACGAAAATGGTATTTTAAAACTAATTGAAATTATAAATTATTATAATGAAAAAATAAAAAATTATAATTGTGAAAAAATAATTGCCTTTGCAACATCTGCAATAAGAGAAGCGAAAAATAAAAATGAAATACAGAAAAAAATATGCAAAGAAACAGGAATTAAAATAAATGTAATAACAGGAGCAAAGGAAGGAGAAATGACTTTTCTTGGAACCAGTAAAGAATTTAAAGAAAAAATTATGCTTATGGATATAGGTGGAGGAAGCACTGAATTTATTTTTGGAGATTCAAATGAAATAGAATATGTAAAAAGTTTTAAATTAGGAGCTGTAAGAGAAACAAGAAAGTATTTTGAAAATGATAATTATGAAAAAATACAAGAATGTAAAGATGATGTTAGAAGAAGAATAGATGAAATAGAAAAATTTAAAGATAGAGATTTTTTATTCGTTGGAGTAGCAGGGACTATTACTACAAATGTTAGCGTTTATGAAAAAATGGAAAATTATGATACAAAGAAAGTGCATAAATATAAGCTAACTAGAAAAAATTTAGAAGATAATTTAAAATTATTTTTAAGTAAACCTTTAGAAGAAAGAAAAAAAATAATAGGACTTCAACCTGAGCGAGGAGAGAATGTTGTAAGTGGAACACTTATTATATTAGAAGTTATGTCAATTTTAAATAAAGAAGAAATTATAGCATCTGAGTGTGATGGATTAGAAGGAGCTATGATAAGCTTACATAAATAGTGGAGGCTAGGATGCTAAAAAAAAGCTTGAAGATATTTAATATAATGATGTTTTTATTTTTATTCACATTATCTTATTCAAATGATTTACCTAAAGAAAAAGTATCGGATAAAATTTTGTTTATAAGTTCTTATTCATATGATTGGATTTCTGTTCCTAGACAACTAAAGGGATTTTCAGAAAACATAGATAATTGTGCAGATATTCATTATATATTTATGGATACAAAAAAATTTAATTATTCAGATATAAAAAAAGATGTAGATTTTCAGGTAGAAAAGCAATTTAAAAAATTTAATGATTATAAAATTATTATAGCAGGGGATGATAATGCTCTAGATTATATTTTGGATAGAAAAAATAAATATTTTAAAGATAAGGGGATAATTTTTTTAGGAATAAATAATATTAACAAAGGAATAAAAGCAAGCAAAGATCCTATGGTAACAGGGATTCTTGAAAAGCTTTATTATGAAGAAACAATAGCTTTAGCAAAAAAAACATATCCCAAAGCAACAAGGGTTGTTGCAGTAATAGATGATACTAAGTCGTCAAATGGATCTAAAAATCAACTTATTAAATCTTTAGAAAATTTTAAAGACTTAAAGATAAACTACATAGAAACATCAAAACTTTCTAGAAAAGAAATAGGGGAAAGATTATCAAGTTTAAATCTAGGGGAAGATATTCTTATTTTTTTAAATTTCTTAGAAGATTTAAATGGAAATAGTTATTGTGTTGAAAAAGCATCTAAGTTTATTTCTGAAAACTCTTCTGTACCTGTATTTAGAACAGATACAGGTATTAAATTTGGGTTATTAGGTGGGCAAATCATAAATTACGAACAAATGGGAGAAAAAGCCTCAAAAATGGCAAATAAAATCTTACAAGGAGAAAATATAAAAAATATACAGGTAGAAATTTGTGATCCTAAATTAGTAATAAATTATGAAGTATATAAAAAATATAATTTGAAATTGCCTCATCATATAAGAAAAGAAGTTAATTTTATAAATAAACCAGAATCATTTTTTAAAAAATACTCAAATTCAATAATATATACTCTTTTATTAATTATAGCTATTTATAGTATTTCTCTAGCTTTAATTTATTATAATAACTTTAAAAAGCAAAGGAAATTAACTAAAAAAGCTAAATTAAAGGCTGAAGCAAAGGGAAATTTTTTAGCAAGTACTAGTCATGAAATAAGGACACCAATGAATTCTATAATAGGAGCAACAGAATTAATAAAATTAGAGTTAAAAGAGAGTAAAAATAAAAAAATTAAAGAGTATTTAAATATAATTGAAAATTCTTCAGAACTTTTATTAAAATTAATAAATAATGTTTTAGATATTGCGGCAATTGAAAAAAATAAATTTAAATTATCACAAGATGAATTTAAAGGAGAAGAAATATCAACTTATATAGAAAACATGTATCTATATCAATGTGAAAAAAAAGGTATAAAACTAAATATTAATTATATAAATGTAATTGATGAAAAGTTAAAAGGGGATATATTTAGGATTAATCAAATTCTTTTAAATTTAGTGGGAAATGCTTATAAATTTACAGAAAAAGGTGGAAGAATAGACTTAATTATAAGTGAAGAAAAACTAGATAATAATAAGGTAAAACTTAAACTAATAGTTAAAGATACAGGATGTGGAATGAGTGAAGAATTAAAAAATAGATTATTTAATAAATTTGAACAAGAAACATCTAGTACAGTTAGAAAATATGGTGGAAGTGGTTTAGGACTTTCTATAACTAAGAGTATAGTTGAACTTATGAATGGAGAAATTAAAGTTGAAAGTAAAAAAAATATAGGTACAAGTTTTACAGTTGAGCTTTTCTTAGATATTTCTGAAAACAAACAAGAAAAATTAGACACAAGTTTTGAGAAGGAGTATAATTTTTCAGGTAAAAAAATACTTCTTGTGGAAGATAATGAAATAAATAAAATGATAATGAAAAAAATATTAGAAAATGTAGGTGTAGAAGTAAAAACAGCTGAAAATGGTAAAGTTGCTTATGAAGAATTTATAGGTGCAGGGGATAATTATTTTGATTTAATCTTAATGGACTTAAAAATGCCAGAAACAGATGGTTATGCCGGAACTAAATTAATTAGAAATTCAAACATAGGTTACTCAAAGAAAATAAAGATTTATGCAATGACAGCAGATGCTTTTTCAGAGACAATAAAAAAATGTTTTGAAACAGGAATGGATGGGCATATTGCAAAGCCAATAAGTCCTAAAGATTTATATGAATTGTTACAAAATATGTTATAATGATATATATATACTTAAAATACAAGGGGGATATACATGAAGTTTTTATTAAATAGATGCTCAATAGGAGGCTGATCAAGTAAGATAGGGCCAGAGGTTCTTTCTAAAGCATTAAAAAATATCCCAGTTAAAGAAGATAAAAATTTAATTGTAGGATATGAAAAGTCTGATGATGCATCAGTTTACAAAATAAATGAAGAAACAGCGATTATTCAAACTTTAGATTTTTTTACTCCAATGGTAGAAGATCCTTATGTTTTTGGACAAATTGCAGCAGCTAATTCTTTAAGTGATGTTTATGCTATGGGTGGTAAACCAGTAACAGCAATGAATATTGTTTGCTATCCTGAAAAAGAGGATATAAAAGGATTGGAAGAAATAATGAAAGGTGGAGCAGAAAAGGTTTTTGAAGCAGGAGCAGTCCTAAGTGGTGGGCACTCTATTCATGATCAAGAAGCAAAGTATGGTCTTTCTGTTACAGGAATTTGTAATCCTGATAAAATTTTAAAAAATTATGGTTCTCAAACTGGTGATGTACTTATATTGACAAAGCCACTTGGAACAGGAATAATAACAACAGCTTCTAAGATAGGGGAAGCAACTGATAAGCAGATGAAAGAAGTCATAAAGAATATGACAACTTTGAATAAATATGCATCAGAAATAATAACTAAATATCCAGTAACAGCTTGTACAGATATAACAGGTTTTGGTTTTTTAGGACATCTCTATGAAATGGCTGAAGCTTCTGAAAAAACATTTATAATAGAAAGTGAATTAATTCCATATTTAGATGGAGCAAAGGAATTTGCTAGTGAATTTTTTATCACAAGTAGTGGTCAAAAAAATAGAAAACATTTAGAAGGGAAAGCCAAGCTTGATAATATTCCATTTTGGTTAGAAGAAGTATTATTTGATCCTCAGACTTCAGGAGGATTGTTATTTTCTGTATCACCTTCTTACTTAAAAGAAATTATGGAAGAATTATCAGCTTTAGAAATAAAATCATCTGTTGTGGGAACTGTTGAAGATGCTGGAGTAAATAATATAATAGTGAGGTAAATGTATGAATAAAGATTTACTAAAAAAATTACCAAAGGTAGATTACTTACAAAATATTAATTTATTAGACTCTTCAAAAAAAAGCATATCTGAATATGTTTTTTTGCAGTGTATAAAAGAAACAATAGAAAAATTTAGACAAGATATTTTAAGTGAAAA encodes:
- a CDS encoding PTS sugar transporter subunit IIC; this translates as MVEIRAFLEKKDVKISVERYLIKAMSNMAMGLFASLLVGTILKTVGLKFGIEYLVKDVAPMAMQMTGAAIGVAVAYGLNAPPLVLFASTITGASGNALGGPACAFIATIVGVEIGKLISKETKIDVILTPAFTIISGMLIGTAIGPIISKVMWTFGEVIMRATELQPFYMGIFVSVLVGIALTLPISSAAICMMLSLGGIAAGAATVGCCSQMIGFAVISFRENGWGGFFAQGLGTSMLQMSNIIKNWKIWIPSILTSAILGPVATIVFKMENSPLGAGMGTSGLVGQVTTVSVMDKGPSIYVIILFLHFILPGVISLIIAEFMRKKNWIKEGDLRLHL
- the ispG gene encoding flavodoxin-dependent (E)-4-hydroxy-3-methylbut-2-enyl-diphosphate synthase — protein: MKKTKEIKIGNILVGGDNPVIIQSMTNIKTSDAEGTIKQILELEQEGCELVRVTVNNEEAARAIKEIKKRINIPLVADIHFDYRLAIMAIENGIDKLRINPGNIGSDEKIKLVVEKAKENNIPIRIGVNSGSVEKKILEKYGEVTADGMVESAMYHVGLLEKFGFKDIIISIKASNVKMMVDAYRKISDLVDYPLHLGVTEAGTAFQGTIKSAIGIGSLLVAGIGDTIRVSLTENPVEEIKVAKEILKVLGLRKGVEIVSCPTCGRTEIDLISLAKKVEKEFKDLNENIKIAVMGCVVNGPGEAKEADFGVAGGKGEGIIFKKGVIIKKVKEEDIITELKRIIEKK
- a CDS encoding RNA polymerase sigma factor, whose translation is MDFDQIYDEYFDRVYYKILSSVKNPEDAEDLAQEVFISVYKNLHKFRADSKVYTWIYRIAINKTYDFFRKKKINLELNEEILNIEESVDLNGSMIVEENLKKLDKREQEVVILKDVYGYKLREIAQLKGRNISTIKSIYYKALKNLEED
- the htpX gene encoding zinc metalloprotease HtpX, giving the protein MKNIKTFLLMAVMTFILMAIGNALGGRQGTIIALLFAGVGNFISYWYSDKIVLKMYRATPVSENSDVYKLVQGLTKKANLPMPKVYRINSSQPNAFATGRNPKHAAVAVTTGILNILDDDELSGVIGHELGHVNNRDILIGTVAATFAGAIAFLANMAKWAAIFGGRDDDDGGNPIALIGVAIFAPIAAMVVQMAISRTREYKADQYGAKISGNPLFLARALRKLEIGVQSNPMKANPATENMFIISPLSSREKMANLFSTHPATSDRIARLEEMARK
- a CDS encoding Ppx/GppA family phosphatase, producing the protein MDNKNYIKAVIDIGTNSCRLFLAKVEEKNKKISILEKLYKETRITKLGNFIEEDSSINENGILKLIEIINYYNEKIKNYNCEKIIAFATSAIREAKNKNEIQKKICKETGIKINVITGAKEGEMTFLGTSKEFKEKIMLMDIGGGSTEFIFGDSNEIEYVKSFKLGAVRETRKYFENDNYEKIQECKDDVRRRIDEIEKFKDRDFLFVGVAGTITTNVSVYEKMENYDTKKVHKYKLTRKNLEDNLKLFLSKPLEERKKIIGLQPERGENVVSGTLIILEVMSILNKEEIIASECDGLEGAMISLHK
- a CDS encoding ABC transporter substrate binding protein; the encoded protein is MLKKSLKIFNIMMFLFLFTLSYSNDLPKEKVSDKILFISSYSYDWISVPRQLKGFSENIDNCADIHYIFMDTKKFNYSDIKKDVDFQVEKQFKKFNDYKIIIAGDDNALDYILDRKNKYFKDKGIIFLGINNINKGIKASKDPMVTGILEKLYYEETIALAKKTYPKATRVVAVIDDTKSSNGSKNQLIKSLENFKDLKINYIETSKLSRKEIGERLSSLNLGEDILIFLNFLEDLNGNSYCVEKASKFISENSSVPVFRTDTGIKFGLLGGQIINYEQMGEKASKMANKILQGENIKNIQVEICDPKLVINYEVYKKYNLKLPHHIRKEVNFINKPESFFKKYSNSIIYTLLLIIAIYSISLALIYYNNFKKQRKLTKKAKLKAEAKGNFLASTSHEIRTPMNSIIGATELIKLELKESKNKKIKEYLNIIENSSELLLKLINNVLDIAAIEKNKFKLSQDEFKGEEISTYIENMYLYQCEKKGIKLNINYINVIDEKLKGDIFRINQILLNLVGNAYKFTEKGGRIDLIISEEKLDNNKVKLKLIVKDTGCGMSEELKNRLFNKFEQETSSTVRKYGGSGLGLSITKSIVELMNGEIKVESKKNIGTSFTVELFLDISENKQEKLDTSFEKEYNFSGKKILLVEDNEINKMIMKKILENVGVEVKTAENGKVAYEEFIGAGDNYFDLILMDLKMPETDGYAGTKLIRNSNIGYSKKIKIYAMTADAFSETIKKCFETGMDGHIAKPISPKDLYELLQNML
- the selD gene encoding selenide, water dikinase SelD, whose amino-acid sequence is MKFLLNRCSIGGUSSKIGPEVLSKALKNIPVKEDKNLIVGYEKSDDASVYKINEETAIIQTLDFFTPMVEDPYVFGQIAAANSLSDVYAMGGKPVTAMNIVCYPEKEDIKGLEEIMKGGAEKVFEAGAVLSGGHSIHDQEAKYGLSVTGICNPDKILKNYGSQTGDVLILTKPLGTGIITTASKIGEATDKQMKEVIKNMTTLNKYASEIITKYPVTACTDITGFGFLGHLYEMAEASEKTFIIESELIPYLDGAKEFASEFFITSSGQKNRKHLEGKAKLDNIPFWLEEVLFDPQTSGGLLFSVSPSYLKEIMEELSALEIKSSVVGTVEDAGVNNIIVR